The Aquincola tertiaricarbonis genomic sequence GCATGCTGGACACCACCACCACACGCTTCTCCCACGTCAAGCCCGGCCAGACGCTCTGGCGCGGCGAAGGCCTGCGGGACTTCTTCCTCTACCGCGACCTGGGCGTGGCCGACGCCACCAACGGCCAGGTGATCGCGCAGCTGGTCAAGGCCAACAGCGCGCCTGAAAAAGGCACCGGCTGGCACCGGCATGAGGCGCAGTTCCACCTGGTGTACATGCTCAAAGGTTGGGCGCGCTTCATGTACGGCGACCAGGAGACCCTGGTGGAAGCGGGCGACATGGTGCACCAGCGCCCCGGCATCGTGCACTTTCTGTTCGACTACTCGCCCGACATGGAGTACCTGGAGATCGTCGGGCCGGCCGACTTCGGCACCGTGGACGTGGAAGGCCCCTGCCCGGTGCCGGCGCCGGGGGCCTGGCCAGCCGCTTGAGCCGCCAGCCTTCCTGATCAGAACTCCATATCGAGCTCTTCGATGTCGTCGGGCTCTTCCAGCGCGGCGCGGCGCCAGTCCTGCATCTCGGGCTCGGCCAGCATGCGGGCGGCATAGCCACCGCACAAGTCGTCCAGCGCCACGTGGTAGGTCTTGAAGCGCGTGGCCACCGGCGCGTACATCGCGTCGGCCATGCCGCGCTGCGCGCCGAAGAGGTAGGGCCCGCCGTACTGCTGCAGGCATTCACGCCAGATCTCCAGCACGCGGTCGATGTCGGCCTGCGCCCGGTCCCAGATGCGAAAGCCCGGTGAGTCGCCCTTCAGGTTCATCGGCAGCGCCGAGCGCAGGTTGCCGAAGCCCGAATGCATCTCGCCGCACACCGAGCGGCAATGCGCGCGCGCCACGCGGTCGGCGGGCAGCAGGCCGGCCTGGGGTTTCAGCTCGTTCAGGTATTCGCCGATGGCCAGCGTGTCCCACACGGTGGCGCCCTCGTGCCGCAGGCAGGGCACCAGGATGGAAGGCGACATCAGCAGCAGCTCCTTGCGGGCGGCGATGTCGTCGGGCGCCACGCGGATCTCGTCCACCTCCAGCCCGGCATAGCGCGTGAGCAACCAGCCGCGCAGCGACCAGGACGAGTAGTTCTTGCTGCTGATCGTCAACGTGGCGCGGGCCATGGTGTTCCTTGAGCGACAACGACGGGGCGATCGACGCAACTGCTGTGCCACGCTGGCTCGTTAGTTGCGTGGACCGGGCATGCTTTACGACACCTACCAGGCGCATGCCGACCTGATGTGGCCCTGGCGCGCGATGGCGCGCAACAGCCTGCCGCTGTTCGACGGCCCGCTGAAGGCGCTGCTGCAGCTGCCTGCCGTGCGCAAGACGGCCGCCGCCCTGGACGTGTTCAGCCTGGCCGAGGTCACGCACAAGCGGCTGCCCTTCGGCATCGACAGCGTGCGGGTGCATGGCGAGCCGGCCGCGGTGGAAGAAGAGGTGGTGCTGGCCACGCCCTTCGCTTCGCTGCTGCACTTCAAGAAGCCGGGCATCACCGACCAGCCGCCGCTGCTGATCGCCGCGCCGATGTCGGGCCACTTCGCCACGCTGCTGCGCGAGACGGTGCGCACCACGCTGCGCGACCACGACGTGTACATCACCGACTGGCACAACGCCCGCGACGTGCCTCTGGCGGCCGGCCGCTTCGGGCTCGACGAATACGTCGAGCACCTGATGGACTTCATGGCCCACATCGGCCCGGGCGTGAACCTGCTGGCCATCTGCCAGCCCTGCGTGGCCGCGCTGGCCGCCACCGCGCTGATGGCCGAGGACCAGCACCCGGCCACGCCGCGCACGCTCACGCTGGCGGCCGGCCCGCTGGACTGCCGCATCAGCCCCACGGCGGTGAACAAGCTGGCCGTCACCAAACCCATCTCGTGGTTCGAGCAGCGGCTGATCGCCCGCGTGCCGCTGCGCTTCAAGGGGGCGCTGCGCCGGGTGTACCCGGGCTTCGTGCAGCTCTCGGCCTTCATGAGCATGAACCTGGAGCGGCACGTGCAGTCGCTGCGCGAGATGTATGCCTCGGTGGCCGCCGGTGAGCACGACAAGGCCGAGCCGGTGCGCCGCTTCTACGAAGAGTATTTCGCGGTGGCCGACCTGCCGGCCGAGTTCTACCTGGAGACGGTGCAGCGCGTGTTCCAGGACTACGACCTGCCGCTGGGCAAGCTCGCCTGGCGCGGCCGGCCGGTGCGGCCCGAGGCCATTCGCCGCACGGCGCTGCTCACCATCGAAGGTGAGCGCGACGACATCTGCGCCGTCGGCCAGACGCTGGCCGCGCACGAGATGTGCAGCCAGCTGCGCCCCACGCTGAAGAGCCACTACGTGCAGCCGGGCGTGGGCCACTACGGCGTGTTCAGCGGCCGCCGCTGGGACACGCAGATCTACCCGATGATGCGCGACGTGGTGTACAGATTCCGCTGAAACTCGGCCGCAGATCAACCGGCTTCAGGCCACCGCCACCGGCACCACCGGGCGAACGCCCACTGGCGCGGGTGCCGGGGCGGCCACGGCCACCGGCATCGGCCGCATCAGGTCGGCCGCGGTCTGGCCCTGCTCCAGCGCGGCCACGCAACGGCGCCACACCTCGTCGGTGGCCTGCAGCTTGAAGCCGTAGAAGCCACCATATTGCGAGCTGGGACCGCCGTTGCGCACGATGCGCACCTCGACCTTCGACTGGTCATGGGCGCCCAGTTCCACCACCGCCGTGCCCACGGCGTCCAGCGGCAGCGGCACCTTGCTCTCGGCCTGGAAGCCGCCGGCCGAGACCTCGATCACCGTCAGCGGCAGCGGCACGCCGCCCAGCACCAGCTGCGCCGGGCAGCGCAGCGAATAGCGCTGGTGCCGCCGCAGCGGATGGTGGCCCACCGGCGCGGCCACGGCGCCGGGCAGCACCGCGTCGTAGCCCGGCAGCCCGTAGATGGAGCGCAGCAGCAGCCGCTTGCGCTCGTCCAGCTCGGCAAAGCCCTGGGTCTGCTGGTTGAAGAAGTGGTCCAGCAGCTCCGGCGTCATCACCGGATCGTTGGTGGTGTGGTAGCGGCGGCGCGGCAGCTGGATGTTGGGCAGCCGCGTCTGCACGAAGTACTTGAAGAGGTTCTTGCGCGCACGGCGTCGGCCGTACACCCGCTCGAACACGCCATGGGCCAGGGCCAGGTCCAGCGTGGCACCCACGGCCGGTGCGCCGTTGGCGAAGTCGTACTTGTCCACCACGTTGCCGCGCAGCCGCTGGAAGAACAGCAGCGACTCGTACAGCTCGATCTTGTCCGGATTCACCGCGATGACCAGATGGCGCACGTCGAAGTACCGGGTGCAGTACTCGTACATGAACTTCATCAGCGGGAACAGGATGGCGCCACCGGTCTTGCGGTAGTCGGGGTGCACCGCCAGCGCCGAGATCTCGGCGATCTGCCCTTCCTTGGCCCGCACCTCGCCCAGGTCGAAGGCCGCCTGCAGCGGAAAGCCGAACACGCCCTCGCGGATCAGCGACATCGTGCCCACCACGCGGCCGTCGATCTTGGCGCACAGCGTGGTGGTGGTGGGCAGCGCGTGGTACGGCGTCACGCGCAGGCCCGAGGGGTGCGGCTTCATGAAGCCGCTGGCCACGTAGGCGTCGTGCAGCAGCTGGAAGCAGGCGGTCAGCTCCTCGCGCGTGTCCGCGATCTTGAGCTGCAGGCTCTCGGGCGGCGCGGGGTCGCAGTCGATCAGCTTGCGGTACAGCCCGAAGCGCCAGCGCACGGGCATCACGTTGAGCGCCCGGCGCAGCGCCTGGTGCCACTGCTTGCGGAAGGAGGATCTCTGGATGCTAGCCATGCTGTCTGCCCCGGTGGTGGTTGATGCCCCTGGAGCGGCGCGCGTACGTCGCCATCGGCCGCTGCCGCGAGACCGACCCGACCGGACCTCTTCACCACCTTGTGCACCGCTGGCGCGGCACCGGGGCCCGTTGCGGGGCGGCTGCGCGGCAGGCGCATCGCTCCTGTCAGGAGCTTCGACCCCCGCAGGTCCCTACTTGAGCTGGCGAAACGAATGGATACCACCCCGCGCCGGGGCGGGGTGGACGGGCAGCCCCGTTCAGCTGTTCTTGATGCGGGCGACCACCGCCTGCGCGAACTCGGGCGTGCTGGCCTTGCCGCCCAGGTCGCCGGTGCGCACCTGGTCCACGTTCAGCGTCTGGTCGATGGCGGTGCGCAGCCGGGTGGCCAGGTCCTGCCGGTTCACGTGGTCCAGCATCATGGCCGCGGCCAGCATCAGCGCCACCGGGTTGGCCTTGCCCTGGCCGGCGATGTCGGGCGCCGAGCCGTGCACCGCCTCGAAGATCGCGGCATTGGCGCCGATGTTGGCGCCAGGCGCCATGCCCAGGCCACCGACCAGGCCGGCCACCAGGTCGGAGATGATGTCGCCGAACAGGTTGGTGGTGACGATGACGTCGAACTGCCAGGGGTTGAGCACCAGCTTCATCGCGCAGGCGTCGACGATCACCGTCTCCAGCTCGAACTTGCCCTTGTACTTGCTTTCGTACAGCTGCTGGCCGGTTTCCAGGAAGATGCCGGTCAGCGCCTTCATGATGTTGGCCTTGTGCACCAGCGTCACCTTCTTGCGGCCGTTGGCCACGGCGTATTCGAAGGCGAATTCCAGCGCGCGGCGGCTGCCCTGGCGGGTGTTGATGCCGGTGGCCATGGCCACGGCGTGCGGGTCGTTGTCGATCTGCACATAGTGCTCGTGGCCGATGTACAGGCCCTCGAGGTTCTCGCGCACCACCACCAGGTTGACCTTCTCGTAGCGGCCACCGGGCACGATGGTGAGCGCCGGGCGCAGGTTGGCGTAGAGCTGGAATTCTTCGCGCAGCCGCACGTTGGAGGAGCGATAGCCGCCGCCCGAGGGCGTTTCCAGCGGGCCCTTCAGCGCCAGCCGGGTGCGGCGGATGCTGTCCAGCGCGGCCTTGGGCAACGGGTCGCCGGCCGACTTGACGCCGGCCAGGCCCGCCTCCTGCCGGTCCCATTCGAAGGGCGCGCCCAGCGCGTCCAGCGCCGCCAGCGTGGCGTCGACGATTTCAGGACCAATGCCGTCGCCCGGGATGAGCGTGGCAGGGATGGGGGTGGAGGTGGTGGTGGACATGGGCAGAAGGGCTGGATCGGTGACGGTTCATGGTATGCCATGCCCGGCCCCGCCAGCCCCTTTCAGGGCCACGAACTGATGGATATGTCAGTCGACCTGGCGGCCGGCCACCAGGCGCAACGCCGGGGCTTCCAGCAGCTTGCCCACCATGTTGACCCGGCGCTCCAGCCGCTCGGCGGCCAGGCGCTGCGCCCGGTGCGCACGGCTGTACAGCTGCGCGGCCGAGACCACCTCGTCGTCGTAGGCGCCCACGCCCAGCGACAGGCTCACGCCCAGCGATTCGCCATCGCCCAGCTGCACCGGCTCGGCCATCGCGGTCTCGATGCGGGCGGCCAGCGCGCCAGCCTCGGCCTCGGCGCCATGGCGCATGACGATGCCGAACTCGGCCTGGCCCAGGTGCGCCAGCAGGTCGCCCACCCGCACCTGGTGGCCCAGGCGGCGGGCCACCTCGCGCAGCACGTCGTCGGCGATGGCGCGGCCGAAGCCGGTGGCGATGTCGCGGTGGCCGTTGATCGACAGCGACAGCACGCTGAAGGGCTCGCCGGTGCGCATCGAATACTGCAGCTCCACGTCCAGCGCTTCGTCGAAGCGCCGGCGGTCGGCGATGCCGGTGACCGGATCGGCCTTGGCCGCCCGCGCCAGCGAGACAGCGCGGTAATGGGCCAGCAGCGCGGTGCCGGCCAGCACGGCGGCGTCCTGCAGGCGCTGCACGGCGGCGGCGTCAAAGGCCTGCGCCTGCGGCGACAGCACGCCCAGCGTGCCCAGCAGCTGGCCGGCTTCATCGACGAGCGCCACGCCTGCATAGCTGCGCGCGCCGGGGGCGGCGGCGCGCAGGGCGGTGGCCGCGGCGCTGACATCGGCTTCCAGGTCGTCGATCAGGCACAGCGGCTGGCCGGCATGGGCGGCGGCAGGCTCGGCCTGCGGCGAGTCCAGGCCCACCGCGGCCTTGAACCACAGCCGGTCGGCGTCCAGCAGGCCCAGGAAGGCCACGGGCGCGCCCGTCAGCGCGGCGGCGGCACGCACCACCGCGTTGAACGCCGGCTCGGCCGGCGTGTCCAGCAGTTCATGGGCATACACGGCCGCCAGCCG encodes the following:
- a CDS encoding cupin domain-containing protein, which codes for MLDTTTTRFSHVKPGQTLWRGEGLRDFFLYRDLGVADATNGQVIAQLVKANSAPEKGTGWHRHEAQFHLVYMLKGWARFMYGDQETLVEAGDMVHQRPGIVHFLFDYSPDMEYLEIVGPADFGTVDVEGPCPVPAPGAWPAA
- a CDS encoding glutathione S-transferase family protein, whose protein sequence is MARATLTISSKNYSSWSLRGWLLTRYAGLEVDEIRVAPDDIAARKELLLMSPSILVPCLRHEGATVWDTLAIGEYLNELKPQAGLLPADRVARAHCRSVCGEMHSGFGNLRSALPMNLKGDSPGFRIWDRAQADIDRVLEIWRECLQQYGGPYLFGAQRGMADAMYAPVATRFKTYHVALDDLCGGYAARMLAEPEMQDWRRAALEEPDDIEELDMEF
- a CDS encoding polyhydroxyalkanoate depolymerase, which codes for MLYDTYQAHADLMWPWRAMARNSLPLFDGPLKALLQLPAVRKTAAALDVFSLAEVTHKRLPFGIDSVRVHGEPAAVEEEVVLATPFASLLHFKKPGITDQPPLLIAAPMSGHFATLLRETVRTTLRDHDVYITDWHNARDVPLAAGRFGLDEYVEHLMDFMAHIGPGVNLLAICQPCVAALAATALMAEDQHPATPRTLTLAAGPLDCRISPTAVNKLAVTKPISWFEQRLIARVPLRFKGALRRVYPGFVQLSAFMSMNLERHVQSLREMYASVAAGEHDKAEPVRRFYEEYFAVADLPAEFYLETVQRVFQDYDLPLGKLAWRGRPVRPEAIRRTALLTIEGERDDICAVGQTLAAHEMCSQLRPTLKSHYVQPGVGHYGVFSGRRWDTQIYPMMRDVVYRFR
- a CDS encoding GNAT family N-acetyltransferase, giving the protein MASIQRSSFRKQWHQALRRALNVMPVRWRFGLYRKLIDCDPAPPESLQLKIADTREELTACFQLLHDAYVASGFMKPHPSGLRVTPYHALPTTTTLCAKIDGRVVGTMSLIREGVFGFPLQAAFDLGEVRAKEGQIAEISALAVHPDYRKTGGAILFPLMKFMYEYCTRYFDVRHLVIAVNPDKIELYESLLFFQRLRGNVVDKYDFANGAPAVGATLDLALAHGVFERVYGRRRARKNLFKYFVQTRLPNIQLPRRRYHTTNDPVMTPELLDHFFNQQTQGFAELDERKRLLLRSIYGLPGYDAVLPGAVAAPVGHHPLRRHQRYSLRCPAQLVLGGVPLPLTVIEVSAGGFQAESKVPLPLDAVGTAVVELGAHDQSKVEVRIVRNGGPSSQYGGFYGFKLQATDEVWRRCVAALEQGQTAADLMRPMPVAVAAPAPAPVGVRPVVPVAVA
- a CDS encoding isocitrate/isopropylmalate dehydrogenase family protein, whose product is MSTTTSTPIPATLIPGDGIGPEIVDATLAALDALGAPFEWDRQEAGLAGVKSAGDPLPKAALDSIRRTRLALKGPLETPSGGGYRSSNVRLREEFQLYANLRPALTIVPGGRYEKVNLVVVRENLEGLYIGHEHYVQIDNDPHAVAMATGINTRQGSRRALEFAFEYAVANGRKKVTLVHKANIMKALTGIFLETGQQLYESKYKGKFELETVIVDACAMKLVLNPWQFDVIVTTNLFGDIISDLVAGLVGGLGMAPGANIGANAAIFEAVHGSAPDIAGQGKANPVALMLAAAMMLDHVNRQDLATRLRTAIDQTLNVDQVRTGDLGGKASTPEFAQAVVARIKNS
- a CDS encoding GGDEF domain-containing protein, translating into MSQLVVQNRSLPAVSPDEAARLAAVYAHELLDTPAEPAFNAVVRAAAALTGAPVAFLGLLDADRLWFKAAVGLDSPQAEPAAAHAGQPLCLIDDLEADVSAAATALRAAAPGARSYAGVALVDEAGQLLGTLGVLSPQAQAFDAAAVQRLQDAAVLAGTALLAHYRAVSLARAAKADPVTGIADRRRFDEALDVELQYSMRTGEPFSVLSLSINGHRDIATGFGRAIADDVLREVARRLGHQVRVGDLLAHLGQAEFGIVMRHGAEAEAGALAARIETAMAEPVQLGDGESLGVSLSLGVGAYDDEVVSAAQLYSRAHRAQRLAAERLERRVNMVGKLLEAPALRLVAGRQVD